One Kitasatospora sp. NBC_01287 DNA window includes the following coding sequences:
- a CDS encoding ABC transporter substrate-binding protein — protein sequence MAIALAAALALLTGCGYGSKAPTRYGAGAPGPAASGAELSAGTVRIGYFANLTHATALIGTWDGRFARALGGTRLRTQVFNAGPAEIEALNSGAIDIGWIGPAPAVNGWAKSGGQALRIISGATSGGAELVVNPARISDVADLRGKQVATPQLGNTQDVALLDFLSAHGFREDPRTGRGDVSVVRTDNALTPAAYAAGRLDAAWVPEPVASQLVAEGAKVLVDERSLWPDGAFVSTNVVVSPAFLRAHPDVVRAVLTASVETNAWIGAHPDEAKQQAGAALRALTGKALPPAVLERAWSAFTVTDDPLAATLRAQAAHAVTAGLLDPPDLAGIYDLAPLNQVLAAEHRPGVTAAGLGTQ from the coding sequence CTGGCCATCGCCCTCGCCGCCGCCCTCGCCCTGCTGACCGGCTGCGGCTACGGCTCCAAGGCGCCCACCCGCTACGGCGCCGGTGCGCCCGGCCCGGCCGCGAGCGGCGCCGAGCTCTCCGCGGGCACCGTCCGGATCGGCTACTTCGCCAACCTCACCCACGCCACCGCGCTGATCGGTACCTGGGACGGGCGGTTCGCCCGGGCCCTGGGCGGCACCCGGCTGCGCACCCAGGTCTTCAACGCCGGACCGGCCGAGATCGAGGCGCTCAACTCCGGTGCCATCGACATCGGCTGGATCGGCCCGGCACCGGCGGTCAACGGCTGGGCCAAGTCCGGCGGACAGGCGCTGCGGATCATCTCCGGCGCCACCTCCGGGGGTGCCGAACTCGTGGTCAACCCGGCCCGGATCAGCGACGTGGCCGACCTGCGGGGCAAGCAGGTCGCCACCCCGCAGCTGGGCAACACCCAGGACGTCGCGCTGCTCGACTTCCTGTCCGCACACGGGTTCCGGGAGGACCCCAGGACCGGCCGGGGCGATGTCTCGGTGGTCCGCACCGACAACGCGCTGACCCCCGCGGCCTACGCCGCCGGTCGGCTGGACGCCGCCTGGGTCCCGGAGCCGGTCGCCTCCCAACTGGTCGCCGAGGGCGCCAAGGTGCTGGTGGACGAGCGCTCGCTCTGGCCGGACGGCGCGTTCGTGTCGACCAACGTGGTCGTCTCGCCGGCCTTCCTGCGCGCCCACCCGGACGTGGTGCGCGCGGTGCTGACCGCCTCGGTGGAGACCAACGCGTGGATCGGCGCCCACCCGGACGAGGCGAAGCAGCAGGCCGGCGCCGCGCTCCGAGCGCTGACCGGCAAGGCGCTGCCCCCCGCCGTGCTGGAGCGGGCCTGGTCCGCCTTCACCGTCACCGACGACCCGCTCGCCGCCACCCTCAGGGCGCAGGCCGCGCACGCGGTGACCGCCGGCCTGCTCGACCCGCCCGACCTGGCCGGCATCTACGACCTGGCCCCGCTCAACCAGGTGCTCGCCGCCGAGCACCGGCCGGGCGTCACCGCCGCCGGCCTCGGCACCCAGTAA
- a CDS encoding ABC transporter ATP-binding protein: MTAPRTTAPPSSTAPLGATTPPSSTAPPSSTAPPSTVPPAAVTLRQVSKSFGRPGSAAGPVLSDISLEVAQGEFLCLLGASGCGKSTLLNLIAGLEHPTAGRIELPGGRAALMFQEHALLPWLTAGQNIELALRLRGVPRGERRPEAQRLLELVRLGGAHRKRVHELSGGMRQRVALARALAQDAEVLLMDEPFAALDAITRDVLHEELIRIWSGTRTSVVFVTHNVREAVRLAQRVVLLSSRPGRVAREWRIDLPQPRRTESAAVAGLAAGITDQLREEIRRHVQH; the protein is encoded by the coding sequence ATGACCGCACCGCGTACGACCGCACCACCCAGCAGCACCGCACCGCTCGGCGCCACCACACCACCCAGCAGCACCGCACCACCCAGCAGCACCGCACCGCCCAGCACCGTGCCACCGGCCGCCGTCACCCTGCGGCAGGTGTCCAAGTCCTTCGGCCGCCCCGGCAGCGCCGCCGGTCCCGTGCTGTCCGACATCAGCCTGGAGGTCGCCCAGGGCGAGTTCCTCTGCCTGCTCGGCGCCTCCGGCTGCGGCAAGTCGACCCTGCTCAACCTGATCGCCGGGCTGGAGCACCCCACCGCCGGCCGGATCGAACTGCCCGGCGGCCGGGCGGCGCTGATGTTCCAGGAGCACGCGCTGCTGCCCTGGCTGACCGCGGGCCAGAACATCGAGCTGGCACTTCGGCTGCGCGGGGTCCCGCGCGGCGAGCGCCGCCCCGAGGCGCAGCGGCTGCTGGAGCTGGTCCGCCTCGGCGGCGCCCACCGCAAGCGGGTGCACGAGCTCTCCGGCGGCATGCGCCAGCGCGTCGCGCTGGCCCGGGCGCTGGCCCAGGACGCCGAGGTGCTGCTGATGGACGAGCCCTTCGCCGCGCTGGACGCGATCACCCGCGACGTACTGCACGAGGAGCTGATCCGGATCTGGAGCGGCACGCGGACCTCCGTCGTCTTCGTCACCCACAACGTCCGCGAGGCGGTGCGACTGGCCCAGCGGGTGGTGCTGCTCTCCTCCCGGCCCGGCCGGGTGGCCCGGGAGTGGCGGATCGACCTGCCGCAGCCACGCCGGACCGAGTCGGCCGCGGTGGCCGGCCTCGCCGCCGGGATCACCGACCAGCTCCGGGAGGAGATCCGCCGCCATGTCCAACACTGA
- a CDS encoding ABC transporter permease, translated as MSNTETCQQPAGGTTGNSTSTGAETKTGTEDSSLADLADLGAGLDALESTAPERRSLTRALAARALPPLTAIALVLLLWQLACAAHLKRPDLLPGPLDVWRSLHEQWLEGTILGTIWTSLSRGALGFLASVLIGTPIGLLVARSRLVRAAIGPILSGLQAIPSVAWVPASVIWFGLSGATVYAVVLLGAVPSIANGLVAGVDQVQPIHLRAGRNLGARGLRGIRFVLLPAALPGYLAGLKQGWAFAWRSLMAAELIASSPDLGLGLGQTLENAREAQDMPGVLATIILILLVGVGIDLLVFAPLERHVLRSRGLLGPRRTG; from the coding sequence ATGTCCAACACTGAGACCTGCCAACAGCCCGCCGGCGGGACAACCGGCAACAGCACCAGCACCGGCGCCGAGACCAAGACCGGCACCGAAGACTCCTCCCTGGCCGACCTGGCCGACCTGGGCGCCGGCCTGGACGCCCTGGAGAGCACCGCCCCCGAGCGCCGCTCGCTGACGCGCGCCCTGGCCGCCAGGGCGCTGCCGCCGCTGACCGCGATCGCGCTGGTGCTGCTGCTCTGGCAACTGGCCTGCGCCGCCCACCTCAAGCGCCCCGACCTGCTGCCGGGGCCGCTGGACGTCTGGCGCAGCCTGCACGAGCAGTGGCTCGAAGGCACCATCCTCGGCACCATCTGGACCTCGCTCTCGCGCGGCGCCCTCGGCTTCCTGGCCTCGGTGCTGATCGGCACCCCGATCGGGCTGCTGGTGGCCAGGAGCAGGCTGGTGCGGGCCGCGATCGGCCCGATCCTCTCCGGCCTGCAGGCCATCCCCTCGGTCGCCTGGGTGCCCGCCTCGGTGATCTGGTTCGGGCTCAGCGGCGCCACCGTCTACGCCGTGGTGCTGCTCGGTGCGGTGCCCTCGATCGCCAACGGGCTGGTCGCGGGGGTCGACCAGGTGCAGCCGATCCACCTGCGGGCCGGCCGCAACCTGGGGGCGCGGGGCCTGCGCGGGATCCGGTTCGTCCTGCTGCCGGCCGCGCTGCCGGGCTACCTGGCCGGCCTCAAACAGGGCTGGGCCTTCGCCTGGCGCTCCTTGATGGCCGCCGAACTGATCGCCAGCTCCCCCGATCTGGGCCTGGGCCTGGGCCAGACGCTGGAGAACGCCCGCGAGGCGCAGGACATGCCCGGGGTGCTGGCCACCATCATCCTGATCCTGCTCGTGGGCGTCGGCATCGACCTGCTGGTCTTCGCCCCGCTGGAGCGCCACGTGCTGCGCTCCCGCGGCCTGCTCGGCCCCCGCCGCACAGGTTGA
- a CDS encoding sensor histidine kinase, whose amino-acid sequence MPDAPLDHRPDQLGREGQGRSKPGAYPGSTPETRKQVLVKLCWMLLWMLYLYYPVQDLVTGHYSVPVRVAGWVALAAFLAGYLVLVFFRSMRGVRWRGSYPLLVLMAAIAVTTGCTLSGNWLGLFPYLSVAVGAVLPARFALPGVALVTAMVAAEGLATGARSGALTSLLVPTFLSGAAMTGLQQLVGAMRELREARETAAQLAAAEERLRMARDLHDLLGHSLSLITLKSELAGRFMDADKDEAARAQVADIEQVARQSLIDVRGAVSGYRRPTLGVELAAARSALATAGVTLEAPPAVAEDRPGLGVAEAETLAWVLRESVTNIVRHADGATHCTLAMDETWDGEGARFAVLEISDNGRGPGKAGPGNGLSGLDERLALVGGRLETSPGRGGKGFRLRALVPLGVRVEA is encoded by the coding sequence ATGCCCGACGCGCCCCTGGACCACCGCCCCGACCAGCTCGGGCGGGAGGGCCAGGGGCGCTCGAAGCCCGGGGCCTACCCCGGCTCGACCCCGGAGACCCGCAAGCAGGTGCTGGTGAAGCTCTGCTGGATGCTGCTGTGGATGCTCTACCTGTACTACCCGGTGCAGGACCTGGTGACCGGCCACTATTCGGTTCCGGTGCGGGTGGCCGGCTGGGTGGCGCTGGCGGCGTTCCTCGCCGGCTACCTGGTGCTGGTCTTCTTCCGCTCGATGCGGGGCGTCCGGTGGCGGGGCAGCTACCCGCTGCTGGTGCTGATGGCGGCGATCGCGGTCACCACCGGGTGCACCCTGAGCGGCAACTGGCTGGGCCTCTTCCCGTACCTCTCGGTGGCGGTCGGCGCGGTGCTGCCGGCGCGGTTCGCTCTGCCGGGGGTGGCCCTCGTCACCGCGATGGTGGCCGCGGAGGGGCTGGCCACCGGTGCGCGCAGCGGGGCGTTGACCAGTCTGCTGGTCCCGACCTTCCTGAGCGGCGCGGCGATGACCGGTCTGCAGCAACTGGTCGGCGCGATGCGCGAACTGCGCGAGGCGCGGGAGACCGCCGCGCAGCTGGCGGCGGCCGAGGAGCGGCTGCGGATGGCCCGCGACCTGCACGACCTGCTCGGGCACTCGCTCTCGCTGATCACGCTGAAGAGTGAGCTGGCCGGGCGGTTCATGGACGCCGACAAGGACGAGGCCGCCCGCGCCCAGGTGGCCGACATCGAGCAGGTGGCCCGGCAGTCGCTGATCGACGTGCGCGGCGCGGTCAGCGGTTACCGCCGGCCCACCCTGGGCGTCGAACTGGCTGCTGCCCGCAGCGCGCTGGCCACTGCCGGGGTCACCTTGGAGGCGCCGCCCGCGGTGGCCGAGGACCGCCCGGGGCTGGGGGTCGCCGAGGCGGAGACACTGGCCTGGGTGCTGCGGGAGTCGGTCACCAACATCGTCCGGCACGCCGACGGCGCCACCCACTGCACCCTGGCGATGGACGAGACCTGGGACGGCGAGGGCGCCCGGTTCGCCGTCCTGGAGATCAGCGACAACGGCCGCGGCCCCGGCAAGGCCGGCCCCGGAAACGGCCTGTCCGGCCTGGACGAGCGGCTGGCCCTGGTCGGCGGCCGCCTGGAGACCTCGCCGGGCCGCGGCGGCAAGGGCTTCCGGCTGCGCGCCCTGGTGCCGCTGGGCGTGCGGGTGGAGGCGTAG
- a CDS encoding ABC transporter permease codes for MRTLIKLEILRTLRNRRYLFFTILYPALMYFFFVSAYGNGMAGGVSAKSYFMVSMATFGAVGAVLTGSAQRISLERKSGWVRQLRLTALPGRAYAVAKICSCAATTLPAILVVFALGELKGVRLEAGQWLGLAAVIWLGSFVFAALGVALGYAAEPSAVQPIVMIVYMLMSAFGGTWYPVSGTLKSIARFNPVYLYNQLAAFIRPGVSFDTTAAAELAGFLVAFVVAAGYLYRRDTKQA; via the coding sequence ATGAGGACCCTGATCAAGCTGGAGATCCTGCGCACCCTGCGCAACCGGCGCTACCTCTTCTTCACCATCCTCTACCCGGCGCTGATGTACTTCTTCTTCGTCAGCGCCTACGGCAACGGGATGGCCGGCGGGGTGAGCGCCAAGTCGTACTTCATGGTCTCGATGGCCACCTTCGGCGCGGTCGGCGCGGTGCTCACCGGCAGCGCGCAGCGGATCTCGCTGGAGCGCAAGAGCGGCTGGGTGCGCCAGCTGCGGCTGACCGCGCTGCCCGGGCGGGCCTACGCGGTGGCCAAGATCTGCTCCTGCGCGGCGACCACGCTGCCGGCGATCCTGGTGGTCTTCGCCCTTGGCGAGCTCAAGGGCGTGCGGCTGGAGGCCGGGCAGTGGCTGGGTCTCGCCGCGGTGATCTGGCTGGGCAGCTTCGTCTTCGCGGCGCTCGGGGTGGCGCTCGGGTACGCGGCGGAGCCGAGCGCGGTGCAGCCGATCGTGATGATCGTCTACATGCTGATGTCCGCCTTCGGCGGCACCTGGTACCCGGTCTCCGGCACGTTGAAGAGCATCGCCCGGTTCAACCCGGTCTACCTCTACAACCAGTTGGCCGCCTTCATCCGCCCCGGCGTCTCCTTCGACACCACGGCCGCCGCCGAGCTGGCCGGATTCCTGGTGGCGTTCGTCGTCGCCGCGGGCTACCTGTACCGCCGGGACACCAAGCAGGCATGA
- a CDS encoding ABC transporter ATP-binding protein has protein sequence MAEEVAAFRQVSKSYGRVQAVNGLDLALHPGQTVALLGPNGAGKSSSLDLLLGLREPDQGSVTLFGGAPRAAIEAGRVGAMLQSGGLMTDVKVRELVQLACDVHPRGHRLAEVLADAGIEEIADRRVDKLSGGQEQRVRFALAIAGRNDLIVLDEPTTGMDVSVRRQFWAAMRRQAEQGRTVLFATHYLEEADSIADRVLVLHRGRLIADGSSAEIKAKAGARRVSFELHDADGLLEEAALRALPGLVALEISGQGTEVRTVRIRSTDADALVSGLYRTGCYPRGLEVTSLGLEQAFLTITGEQDEQDEQDEQDSRIASGTGAESAR, from the coding sequence ATGGCCGAGGAAGTGGCCGCGTTCCGACAGGTGAGCAAGAGCTATGGCCGGGTCCAGGCGGTGAACGGCCTGGACCTGGCGTTGCACCCGGGCCAGACGGTGGCGCTGCTGGGTCCGAACGGGGCGGGCAAGTCCAGCAGCCTGGACCTGCTGCTCGGCCTGCGCGAGCCCGACCAGGGCAGCGTCACGCTCTTCGGTGGCGCCCCGCGCGCGGCGATCGAGGCCGGGCGGGTGGGCGCGATGCTGCAGAGCGGCGGGCTGATGACCGACGTCAAGGTCCGCGAGCTGGTGCAGCTGGCCTGCGACGTGCACCCGCGCGGCCACCGGTTGGCCGAGGTGCTGGCCGACGCCGGGATCGAGGAGATCGCCGACCGCCGGGTCGACAAGCTCTCCGGCGGCCAGGAGCAGCGGGTCCGGTTCGCGCTGGCGATCGCCGGCCGGAACGACCTGATCGTGCTGGACGAGCCGACCACCGGCATGGACGTCTCGGTGCGCCGGCAGTTCTGGGCCGCGATGCGCCGGCAGGCCGAGCAGGGCCGCACGGTGCTCTTCGCCACCCACTACCTGGAGGAGGCCGACTCGATCGCCGACCGGGTGCTGGTGCTGCACCGCGGGCGGTTGATCGCCGACGGCTCCTCGGCCGAGATCAAGGCCAAGGCCGGCGCCCGCCGGGTCAGCTTCGAACTGCACGACGCGGACGGCCTCCTGGAGGAGGCGGCGCTGCGCGCGCTGCCCGGCCTGGTGGCGCTGGAGATCAGCGGCCAAGGCACCGAGGTGCGCACCGTGCGGATCCGCTCCACCGACGCGGACGCCCTGGTGTCCGGCCTCTACCGGACCGGCTGCTACCCGCGCGGCCTGGAGGTCACCAGCCTCGGCCTGGAGCAGGCCTTCCTCACCATCACCGGCGAGCAGGACGAGCAGGACGAGCAGGACGAGCAGGACTCGCGGATCGCGAGCGGCACGGGAGCGGAGAGCGCGCGATGA
- a CDS encoding S9 family peptidase translates to MTNDVHPAGTAADSFPRQYARTQRYTVGRPRSFAVAPDDARVVFLRSRSGGDRANLLWTLDPATGAESVAADPAALLGGGEEDLSPAERARRERSRESSAGIVGYTLDAAGECAAFALSGRLFAADLVAGGARELPAAGPLLDPRLSPDGRWVAYPTTAGALRLTAVDGSGDRALAEPEAAGVTWGQAEFIAQEEMDRDRGHWWSPDSGVLLVARADEAPVQRWWIADPANPATVPTEVAYPAAGTPNAEVTLWLLGLDGSRTEVVWDRAAHPYLARVHWSADGPPLLLVQARDQRSQLLLSVDLATGATSELLAERDDAWLELFHGVPAWSPDGRLVRISDEPGHRALFAGEVRLTDDSLHLQAVLAIDAEEALCLASAGEGAEDQTPGLQGLYAVPLDGSGPRQLHRGAVLDAVRGGEVAVLSGAHLDRPGQWTEVRRGEQRLAVVTSYAETPVLTTRPEFRLAGARRIPAAVVLPSGYDRERDGLLPVLMDPYGGPGAARVVQAHNAFLTSQWFADQGFAVVVADGRGTPGRSPAWEKAIAFDFAGATLDDQVEALRSLAEEFPLDLGRVAIRGWSYGGYLSALAVLRRPDVFHAAVAGAPVTDWRLYDTHYTERYLGHPGERPEVYDANSLIADAPKLERPLMIVHGLADDNVVAAHTLRLSSALLAAGRPHTVLPLSGVTHMTPQEQVAENLLLLQVAFLRQSLGL, encoded by the coding sequence ATGACCAATGACGTTCACCCGGCCGGCACGGCCGCGGACAGCTTCCCCCGGCAGTACGCGCGGACCCAGCGCTACACCGTCGGCCGGCCCCGCTCCTTCGCGGTGGCCCCCGACGACGCCCGGGTCGTCTTCCTGCGCTCCCGGTCGGGCGGCGACCGGGCCAACCTGCTCTGGACCCTCGATCCGGCCACCGGCGCCGAGAGCGTGGCCGCCGACCCCGCCGCGCTGCTCGGCGGCGGCGAGGAGGACCTCTCGCCCGCCGAGCGGGCCCGGCGCGAGCGCAGCCGCGAGAGCTCGGCCGGCATCGTCGGCTACACCCTGGACGCCGCGGGCGAGTGCGCCGCCTTCGCGCTCTCCGGGCGGCTCTTCGCCGCCGACCTGGTCGCCGGCGGGGCCCGTGAGCTGCCCGCCGCCGGCCCGCTGCTCGACCCGCGGCTGTCGCCCGACGGCCGCTGGGTCGCCTACCCCACCACGGCCGGCGCGCTGCGGCTGACCGCCGTCGACGGCAGTGGCGACCGCGCGCTGGCCGAGCCCGAGGCGGCCGGGGTGACCTGGGGGCAGGCCGAGTTCATCGCCCAGGAGGAGATGGACCGCGACCGCGGCCACTGGTGGTCCCCGGACAGCGGGGTGCTGCTGGTCGCCCGGGCCGACGAAGCGCCCGTCCAGCGCTGGTGGATCGCCGACCCGGCCAACCCCGCCACCGTCCCCACCGAGGTCGCCTATCCGGCCGCCGGCACGCCCAACGCCGAGGTCACCCTCTGGCTGCTGGGCCTGGACGGCTCGCGCACCGAGGTGGTCTGGGACCGCGCCGCCCACCCGTACCTGGCCCGGGTGCACTGGTCGGCCGACGGCCCGCCGCTGCTGCTGGTGCAGGCCCGCGACCAGCGCTCGCAGCTGCTGCTGAGCGTCGACCTGGCGACCGGGGCCACCAGCGAGCTGCTCGCCGAGCGGGACGACGCCTGGCTGGAGCTGTTCCACGGGGTGCCCGCCTGGAGCCCGGACGGGCGGCTGGTGCGGATCAGCGACGAGCCGGGGCACCGCGCGCTCTTCGCGGGGGAGGTCCGGCTCACCGACGACAGCCTGCACCTGCAGGCCGTGCTGGCGATCGACGCCGAGGAGGCCCTCTGCCTGGCGAGCGCCGGCGAGGGCGCCGAGGACCAGACCCCAGGCCTGCAGGGCCTCTACGCCGTGCCGCTGGACGGCTCCGGCCCGCGCCAGCTGCACCGGGGCGCCGTGCTGGACGCGGTGCGCGGCGGCGAGGTCGCGGTCCTCTCCGGCGCGCACCTGGACCGGCCCGGCCAGTGGACCGAGGTGCGGCGCGGCGAGCAGCGGCTCGCGGTCGTCACCTCGTACGCCGAGACACCGGTGCTGACCACCCGTCCGGAGTTCCGGCTGGCCGGGGCGCGCCGGATCCCGGCCGCCGTGGTGCTGCCGAGCGGCTACGACCGCGAGCGCGACGGCCTGCTGCCGGTGCTGATGGACCCGTACGGCGGGCCGGGCGCCGCCAGGGTGGTGCAGGCCCACAACGCCTTCCTCACTTCGCAGTGGTTCGCCGACCAGGGCTTCGCCGTGGTGGTCGCCGACGGGCGCGGCACCCCGGGGCGCAGCCCGGCCTGGGAGAAGGCGATCGCCTTCGACTTCGCCGGGGCCACCCTGGACGACCAGGTCGAGGCGCTGCGCTCGCTGGCCGAGGAGTTCCCGCTGGACCTGGGCCGGGTGGCGATCCGCGGCTGGTCGTACGGCGGCTACCTCTCCGCGCTCGCGGTGCTGCGCCGGCCCGACGTCTTCCACGCGGCGGTGGCCGGCGCCCCGGTGACCGACTGGCGGCTCTACGACACCCACTACACCGAGCGCTACCTGGGCCACCCCGGGGAGCGGCCCGAGGTCTACGACGCCAACTCGCTGATCGCGGACGCGCCGAAGCTGGAGCGGCCGCTGATGATCGTGCACGGCCTGGCCGACGACAACGTGGTGGCCGCGCACACCCTGCGGCTCTCCTCCGCGCTGCTGGCCGCCGGCCGCCCGCACACCGTGCTGCCGCTCTCCGGCGTCACCCACATGACGCCGCAGGAGCAGGTGGCGGAGAACCTGCTGCTGCTCCAGGTGGCCTTCCTGCGGCAGTCGCTGGGGCTCTAG